aatcgagtgttataataatatgaatttcaaacgctcataaaaatttaatttgactttcttgtagacattttttctttctcatcgaacaagatactgaagttgaaaatcgaagcattatttcgactactaatcgtgtacacagataacttttgtcaatatttgactttaaatgcctataaaaaaaaattgtgcctatggatttttaatttttttcatctgcttttgaaacaatatactaggagctttgagagttacaccaaaaaccaaaatcgattttttcaaaaacagattttgcatgaaaattttcgtttttccttaatttatctttttttgtcacggcgcttttgaaaactactgggaaatttttacttttgactctcccaaagtaccaactagatttacttttctatcagaaaagatactgttgaagaaaatctaagtatttttactgtcctaaaaggtgacgacagacataaaaataaaaaattcaaataaaaataaaataaaaaaccacacatcattgtataatcaatacattcatcgctccgctcagaatctaaaagactcaaaatatgcatttatatgcaaaataaaatttaaaaattacatttgtaaaAGAATGAAACGTATTTGTTTCGTACTCTCTATTTTTATGACTTAGCAAAACAAACATGCAAATGCTACAAGTCCACTGCCCTAGTAATATTCCCCATAGTGGTAACCCATCTATGTTATTGATTAGGTACGCAGAAAATAGTCGTAATTActgatgataattataatataaaaaaattgtactgcATACTTCGCGCAAACATAATGATGTGATGTCCGGCACTCCGGCGTATTGTATAGGCAAAATTTGCACAATAGGTAACAATAAACTTGTGGATGTGaaacttattttatacaataatatgtgcttTTGGGAATAAAAATGCTTCCACGTCacccagttaacagattgtccatgtcaataaatatttaattcaagtataaaaagtGTCTTAAATGTACTAAATGTTGTACAATTTTTGATAATCACACTGGTGGATATTTTCACAATTCCACCTCACATACTAATGTTGTAGATAATAGGTATTGTAGGAAAACGAATTCCTCAATTTGTTTAAACTAGATGGTACTCACAGTACCTACACTAGTTAATGAGTAGTCTgggtttataaatgttttaaaattttttttttacttgttatctaaatattttatagcattttcCAGTGGCGGACAGGGAGAAAAAACAGCCCGGgataatcataattttagagGCCTTCAGACCTCAGTATACTAACGgccctttatataatatatacttttttttgtaaacacaatttaccttttacatttttaaatattttaattatttaacaaaatagaaTAACTAGTGTAAATTTGTTAGTTAGAGTATATCACAAGTAATTgttgtgtatataatttaaactacaatCAATTTGATTTTAAGGGGGCTGGAGCGTGATTCATTTTTGGTCGAAAGCATAGTTCACGACTTCAATCACTATACGCCTAATACGTTCTGATATTAATTTCGaaagcagatttgaatttgttactaaattatctatgctttgacaattttatttttctgattattatttataatttaattaaaatattatatattatataataatttaatttataatttcacaataataatattaataaatatattatattttatacgagcaGCGGCCCAATGGGAAATTACCCGGTATCCCGGTCGTCCAGTCCGCCCCTGGCTTTTCTACACACCATAAACTCTTCAACATATTTTGACTtcttttgagttgtttacggacattccaatttttttctttatttattgtttacatgTCTATACAATTGTATTCTATGATTATCATAGTGGTTTACCCctcgtaaattaattaaaaattgaatataatatatattataataatattgtttaaaaaatataaaaatgtattcatttatatttgtgGTTTACCTCtcgtaaactaatttaaaattgaataaaatatatcctataatattatttaaacgggAGACTTTTTTCCATTTACCATACTCgattacttaatttaatttctaataatttatttaaaacaattaattaaattaatataatttacttacactacttattttttatgactttagagttgttaataataaaaataataatgaagcGTGTGTATTTATTGGGTGCTGCGAAGAGGAAggcaaaaaatgaaaaaaaacttaaagaaGAAAAAGGAAAACGTAATTTACATGATTTAGGTTGGTGTACGTCAAGTAGGAACTTGGCTCAAAATGATATAAATGAGCAACAATGTGATATTGATGACCCCGAAGTATTAGAAAATGAAAAAGCCCTAAATATTCAAGTAGGAgagtcacaaaaaaaataaaattgatgataCAGTTGTTCCATATCcaaaataaatcaatgaaaacGTTATTAACACACAAAATAATGAGGTAGTTGAATGTGTACAAATGAACGAGAATGAAAGTGTGAAGGAAttagataaaaatgttattgacagtaatatattttgtttcaaaggCATTATTGAAGCCAATTCTAACAAACAATCTGacgaaatgtttaaattaagtaACGATCCAGCAACTTGGAAAAAACTTAGTTCGTCAGATCGCGACTATTTAGCTGCAGTTGGTCCACCTACTATGCCATCAAAGTTTCCCCATAATAAACATGAGAATCGCTCTTTTCCCATCTCACTTTTACAAAAAACCTTACCaaataaagaaaaactaaaacGCGACTGGCTTGTATGGAGTACACTAAAAAATGCTTTATTTTGCTTTCCGTGTTGTCTTTTTTTAAGAGATGATGAATTTGAGCCGTCGGGTTTATGTAGAAATGGTATTGGAAATAATTGGAGAAAACTTTATGAAAAGATCGATAACCACGAAGGGAATACAAAACACATAGAAAGATATTTATTATGGAAGGACTTGGTAGAAGCAATAAATGGTAGGAAAGGGATCGACAAAGATTTGCAAGTTTCTATTAacacagagaaaaaaaaatggagaaaACTCCTTCGGGTATTAGTAGATATTACATTGTTTTTAGCAGAAAATAATTTGCCATTTAGAGGCATACACTCAACGATCGATCATGATGACTGTGGGCTTTTTATTTCAACTGCAAAATTAGTTAGTCATTACAGCgaaacaatgaaaaattatttggaCACTATTAAGGAATATAAAGACAGTGGTAAAAAAATGTCTGCTCATTATCTATCTCCACGAAGTCAAAATGAGTTTTTGGAAATGTGTGCCAAAAAAgttcaacaaaaaattattgaagaaataaaaatatgtcaatattattcaattattgtagACGGTACTCCAGACGTGTCACACAAGGAACAATTGGTATTCGTTATAagatatgtttttgaaaatgctGGAACTTGGGATATACAAGAACGATTTCTAACAATGGTTggctatgaaaaaaaaacaggagCTGATATTGCAAACAAAATAGAAGAAATTTTAGTTGAATGCAATTTAGATTTAGCACTATGCAGGGGTCAAGGTTATGATAATGCAGCAAATATGTCTGGCAAATACAACGGcgtgaaaagtaaaataatagagAAGTATCCTCAAGCTTTGTTCTCACCATGTAGTGCTCACTCTTTAAATCTATGTGGAGTACATGCAATGGAAACCAGCCTAgaagtaaaatcattttttggaAACATTCAAAAGCTATACAACTTTTTTTCTTGTAGTCCATCAAGATGGAAGATACTTCAAGAAACTGCTGGTCTTTCACTACATTCAATATCAGCTACTAGATGGAGTGCCAGAATTGATGCTGTTCATCcattatctaaaaattattcCGGTATTCTAAATTCACTTGTTCgtgttaaaaatgaaattaatctACCTGCAGATAATCATGCAGAAGCAGTTGGTCTAATTTCATGGTTACATTCCtttcaatttatattgttaacaaCTATCTGGTACAAGGTTCTTCAGTGTATTGATGatcgtaataaaattattcagaGCAAAAAATCCTCCATAGATGAAAGTTCGATGCATTTTCAACAATTAGCTACAGAAATTCAACAGATAAAAGACTCTTGGAATGATTTATTACTGGAGTCTAAATCAGTAGCTTCCACTTTGAATTTAACAACAGAATTTAGAATAACTTTTAGAGTTcgaagaaaaaaacattttcacgaTGATATTTCAGATGAACAGCCTTCCCatgatattaatatcaaatttaaagttgaaGTGTTTGTAACCGCATTAGATAGGCTTTTATCAGATATTTATGGTATTCAAGCAAGTATGGAGAAAATAACAAACACATTTTCTTCAATAATCAGTCCACCAGATACAGAAGAACCAAGTGCTGAATATTTCAAAGCTCAAGCTGATATAATTTCAAGTGTATATCCTAATGACGTGTGTGCTAATGTATTAAAAGAGGaactacaaatttatttaaaaatacacaaagtatcaacaattatttttaatgatagcGAAATTGCATCGATTTCTATtcttaatcaaatatataagaAAGGACTTCAAAATATACTAcctcaaatatgtatttgtctTCAAATACTTTCTACCATTCCCACGTCTGTATCAACGGGAGAAAGATCTTTCAGTaaactgaaattaataaaaagttatttacgtTCAACTACAGAAGAAAACCGCTTAAACCATTTAATACTTCTCTCCATCGAACACAAGTTGGCAAAGACTCTAGATTATGATGATGTTATAGACAGCTTTGCTGAAAAAAAAGCTAGGAAAAAGGTTTtctgatatacattttaatattttatttaaaataataaaataatatacgtacattttttttaattttcttaatctaccttatctatttatttaatccTATAAACATCCAAGTTAATATTTTCCttgaatatttataaccatctaggaataaattgtagttttttgtatacatgGTAATACATTGCTAAtaatgtattgaataatattgatataaataatatgaataatattcaattctattatgtaagtatgtaatGCAGTAGGTACATGAATTTAATTGAGCTTGATTGGTTAAGGTTtggaaaaaaaacgtttataaacattttgttattctcagtgagtattttgtttatcatatcttattattatggtcGAAGGGCCCCCAAATTAATTGGCCCCTGGCCCCGAAAAACCTTGGGACGGCCCTGGCATGAGGCAACGAGTGCTAGGCAAGCGCAAGATCGGGATCGTTGAATCACACGgtgttttatgaaaatataacgatttgaaattaataagggtaattgaaaaataaatatcctTACTCAAAATGCAAATTTTGATAGGTTGGTAAGATAGATATTTGGTGATGATGATTATTTCATATCAAATAGAAAGCaatataaagacattttttcaGGAAGTTTTTGTGACTTCATGTGTCACTCGTATATAACCGCTcttatttaaattgttcattaatGATATTCAATTGACTAACGTGGTGTGCTGTGATTTTTTCCGACGACCATAATTAAAACCACTATAACGATGCaatattactacaaaatatataaatacattatattattatatatatttgttttttgatatttcaaatatgattaGAAAAGTACAGACGATAAATTTGATTAGACAAGTACTACAACTGCAGATGACAGTTACGAACCTGGATAGTGATCCTGGGGCTATGTTGGGAAAagatacctaaaatattatctagataaagataatagataaaaatgCCCAAAGTATATAGATAAagatatattgataaatatatagattgacAATgcgtacaaattaatttttgtagtgTAAACTGTAAATGCGCATATAATAAACAATCTATTTACTTTTTcatcaattttcattttattgttGTGGCTTAGTCAATATTAAAACAGCACTTGGTACCAAACCTAAAAAAgataaacaatgaaaaattagttaacaaatttgtatgcatgaaaataatttttattttctagttttagaatcaaatatactttaccacctcaatatttttttttttggaacttaaaaTAACGAGTTAAGGACAATGGTGCGATCAGAatttatagcttaaaattagtttcagagttaaattgttatgaattttCATATTTGTACCCATGCGAGATACATAACCTTGcagttaaaatataacaagTAGTTGGTTATTAAACTTAGTAGCTTCGGTCGAGGAAAATTATGAAACTAAGTCCAAGCGACTTCAAAATCGTTTTCTGCACCAAAAGTTACTTataaagaacaatatttatttttttggtttagtGAGGGTAGTAAAGTGTATTTTagctgattttttttcttaatcgTTTCTTCCCTATCGTACCTAtcttacaacaacaacaaaaaacaataataataataataaaaaaatttttaattataattttattgaaagcataatttaatttaaaagttgttaTATCATAAGAATTGAGATTTggaatgataaaatatgatttaattttgatattaccTAATTGATCAAGTGGTTTTTCATAATCATCACTAGTAAAAACTTTTCTTGGAAAGCTTGTAATGAGAGAGAAGGGAGCTTCACCATCAGAACGGTTTAGTTCAATATAAACTCTTACAGCAGCCATAGTTTCTTTAACATTAAATGTTTGAACAATTGTTTGACCATTTGTAAGACGAAtctaaacacaaataaatattaattaaaattaaacctgtaataattagataaagtataataaaaacccaattaataatataattatgtaagatATTACTTTGTATAATTAAGGGCGGTTGTAAGAAAGTCTGTATATGGTATTGCCCATGACggaataaataggtattattacaaaaaaccaGGTTTTGCCTGGCTTGCGCATCTCTCCACTATTCTACACACAAAACCATAGCTCTAAGTTCTCTGTATTTCTTTGTCGACAATTTCAATAAGATATTCTAGAAGCGGATAACTATTCGATAGACGTGGCAAGTGTGGTATGCATATCACAAGTTACGATCATACCTATTTATTCAGTGATGGTATGAAAATTACTGGTCTTTCCAGTCAACAAGCATATTAATAATGAGTCCcagtaataatattgatgtttaatagaaattaaatcaatttaatgaATATGACGTGATTTGTTACTCAATGTAAagctcaaaaacataatttattatatactaatcaatattttttattatagaacAACTAATGGATTGCAGGGCTTGGAACTTTTAAGATTTTTTCAGTTCTTCAAAAAAATTAGGTTCCGGTTCTTCAAATTACAGAATTAAGGTTTCTGTTCTGGTATCGGTAAATACGGGTATTTagaggtatatttttttttcaaaaagtaaaaaaaaccaagtataaacttcatacatatattatcttaaattataaaatcaaattatagtaGCCTAATTGGGTTAAAGGACTTGGTAAGTTTACtataatgttgttttaaaaaatagggTTGACTCATGTTGTAAGAAGTGGAAGCCAGTGTATCGTATAATTTGATACAAACAAACACTCAATGGTCTCTATAAAAagtggttttatttaaataatagccTAGAATTTTGTATGATCTACATGTGACCAAGTGACCAACTTTATAGTTGTTTCTATCACATATTAACTTACTCACCACTTGAAAACGGAACTCTGcctcaaaatattatcttaaattataggTTCTTGTAAATTTTTGTTAAGATACAGGTAATTTGTACAAGATAAATAGTTTTCTATTGAAAAGGATATAGAAATGAATGATCATTGCTCAATAGATTCCGATTTATACAGCCCTTAGATCCTTAGACTAACTTACTCTATCttatttcaacttttaagttttaaaatttgaattcatttttgataattttcggtCTAATTTAATATGAgacaatgatatataatataatacgatacctactgtagtataattaattttacttttaaattttaatctagacaagacattaaaatatagtatttttggTGGTTTAGAAgacaaaatgtatagtttattttttatgtaaaattcattgtaataaaaaattaaaataactttatgaacaaatatattctgtatttaaaaaacaagaTGACCGATCAGTATACATTTACAACCAAATTTTATGaatcaactattattatttaatatgtattacctacctaaatatattaaataattaaataaaactagaacCGATTATATTGAAATGATATTTTCAATAGGTTTTGGTTAAAATAccggtattttttatttcggtTCCAAGCCCTGAATTGGATTGTTAATTGAATGTAATAAgtgataaataaaatgtaaaattcaatatGTGTATTAAGCATGTTAACCTGTAATTTTGTTTCTGTATACTTCTTTGTTTGTTTTTGAGGAGCTACTGGTAAAACTTGTTTTGGTTGTTCTTCTGCAGAAGTTTgaccatacatttttttcctaGCTAATTTATCTGCTTctatttgagctattactttaTCATGAGCAACTTTATCTTCTTGTTTTTCACGTTTTCTTTCATTCATGATTGTTTTTATGTCGACATCTTCAAgcctaaacaaataaaataatttttaatgaatagaacaaaatttttattacacatatcattttacttttttttagcaGCAGCCTTCTCTTTTTCAGAgtgaattctaattttttttctttctagtTCTTCTCCTTTTTCTTTAGCTTCGTGTTCCTTACGCTTTTCCTTTAAACGTTCTtccaattttttcttttgttcttttttttcatcttcAGTTAAAGGTTTAATTTCTTCTGTTGATTCTGTTAAATTACTATGACCTGATTTCATGGCATGATATTCAAGTGCAGTAGTATCACCAAATAATTTGTTACAGctagaaacataattttcaatattggtTGTAATCACAAATcaccttttaataaaaataattgaaatacattaggaaccagtggcgtatttagggggTCATATCACCCTCCCACCAGGAGATCAAATTCTGTACACAatacaacatgtataatatgaatatgtctATAAAAATGGTAATATCCCTCTAGTAAAACGATTTAGATTCACTACTGGGACCTAATtgatttaacattataaattacaaactacGAACTAAGATGTATctcaaattatgtttaaaactataaatctgaaaaaattttaattaattaaataaattatcttactCTTCACATTTATATGATTTAGCTACTGTTGCAGATGAGGTATTAGTTTCTGAATTAGTATTTGCAGTAGATCCTTCTTGAGCAGTTGACGGTTCCATTGTATCATCATTGTGTGCCAATAACcttttagataaattatatatatgttactataatgtgtataaaagaagtcttttaaaattattagacagtattttaatctattaattatagaaaaaacaataataattaagaatacaatatttatggAAATCTGTTATTAATCTAAGCAGGAATGCTgccgaatagcaatttattagaaaaacaatcgcgtgtttaatattttattatactgccGGTACATTCTACACAAATTCCTAATTCTTACCACTCCATTGCAGCTTCAACACCTTGATTTCCTGTCATTGAAATACTCTTTTCactgtaacaaaaaaattagaaacgtTTTCAATCAGATAAATACAACTTTTGAGAGTTTAACATGTGTAGAAACGTACGCTTTTTCTTTCTGGAAACCCATGTCAATGAGAAACTGAACGGTTTCCTGAGACGTCATGattcaataaattgtttaaggcaggacaataataaaatagaaaagaGGAACACAACTAGTTTTCGAAGATCGACATTTTGTTTCAGTAGTCCGTACAGATAAAGTCGAAATAagatattcgtttttttttccgaCAGTAGCTTCATACTTGTTGATATTGCCACCAGGCGGAGGATAGATTAAATTGATAATGCGACCAAAGAGAACGTAAATTAAGTCCTGAACTGATAATATTTTCAGGCTGTTTGCTTACATTTTTGTATGACACGATCATGAAGACTAGAGTTAATGAGGACAATCTTTGCTGGCGGCCTGTACAAAAATTGGTTCTATAAAACATCGCACACTAATTTCTCAACCAGTCTGCGTGGTGGTTAATTTCGAGGCTGGCTCGCTGTAGGTATATTAACCGGCCGTATTAGATAGGGACATACTCGACTTTATtacctttaaaaaattataattaaaaaataaaaatcatatttaaattataattacaccaTTTTATTCAGCGCAAATTTATCtttaagaataaattacaaaaacaatataaatattctgtACTTacgttataaatttaatttttaaattaagtattttaattatatataaagacaagaaatgttacatttatactggtgcatattattttctagtggTGGATTCATAATTACGATACCGATTGAGTACACCAAATTgagaaaatattgataaaaagttTAACGTTATTTTAAGCTTAAAGTAACTTTAAGCACTTAaagttttcgatatttttaagtgttatgttctttgtgtttttaaattaaattaaatgaagttttagataaaaatagatacaaatGAATCGAAAATGCCCCTGGTTAGGCTAGATTAGGTTGACTTATTAAATGTTTGTGTCTTATGATTTTTTGTGTACTTTTTCAGGTAAACcaaatgaaatttgaaaaaagaatGCGCAACTAAAAATCTTGAACCAATAATggaagcaataaaaaaaaactattaccaAATAATCAACCAGAAAATGTAACAGCATGTTTAGATGCATCAAAAGTTTCTAAAGCTAATGGAAGAAGGTACACTTTGAAGGATTTCAGTCTAGCACTTTTGCTTCTCTAAAAGAAAAATCTTTCCACATGAAACCTGAAGATAAAAGAGATAACTACAAATTGTGTTTTACTtaagttgtaggtacctaccaatctatatattttataatctttattttaaatgtaaagttccattataatttgtaaaatgttagttcttattattttattatgggaACATTAATCTTAGAAAGATATCATCTGATAaatcattgataataatttataaataagactatttgatattaagtaggtatagactaataaataatataaataatcttatataatattagacgcCAGAAGGAagtattaaaatcaaacatttggAAGCGTTATTTGAT
This genomic window from Metopolophium dirhodum isolate CAU chromosome 1, ASM1992520v1, whole genome shotgun sequence contains:
- the LOC132934466 gene encoding zinc finger MYM-type protein 1-like, whose product is MNENESVKELDKNVIDSNIFCFKGIIEANSNKQSDEMFKLSNDPATWKKLSSSDRDYLAAVGPPTMPSKFPHNKHENRSFPISLLQKTLPNKEKLKRDWLVWSTLKNALFCFPCCLFLRDDEFEPSGLCRNGIGNNWRKLYEKIDNHEGNTKHIERYLLWKDLVEAINGRKGIDKDLQVSINTEKKKWRKLLRVLVDITLFLAENNLPFRGIHSTIDHDDCGLFISTAKLVSHYSETMKNYLDTIKEYKDSDGTPDVSHKEQLVFVIRYVFENAGTWDIQERFLTMVGYEKKTGADIANKIEEILVECNLDLALCRGQGYDNAANMSGKYNGVKSKIIEKYPQALFSPCSAHSLNLCGVHAMETSLEVKSFFGNIQKLYNFFSCSPSRWKILQETAGLSLHSISATRWSARIDAVHPLSKNYSGILNSLVRVKNEINLPADNHAEAVGLISWLHSFQFILLTTIWYKVLQCIDDRNKIIQSKKSSIDESSMHFQQLATEIQQIKDSWNDLLLESKSVASTLNLTTEFRITFRVRRKKHFHDDISDEQPSHDINIKFKVEVFVTALDRLLSDIYGIQASMEKITNTFSSIISPPDTEEPSAEYFKAQADIISSVYPNDVCANKGLQNILPQICICLQILSTIPTSVSTGERSFSKLKLIKSYLRSTTEENRLNHLILLSIEHKLAKTLDYDDVIDSFAEKKARKKVF
- the LOC132935148 gene encoding UBX domain-containing protein 1-A-like isoform X2 is translated as MNFEKSISMTGNQGVEAAMEWLLAHNDDTMEPSTAQEGSTANTNSETNTSSATVAKSYKCEDCNKLFGDTTALEYHAMKSGHSNLTESTEEIKPLTEDEKKEQKKKLEERLKEKRKEHEAKEKGEELERKKIRIHSEKEKAAAKKKLEDVDIKTIMNERKREKQEDKVAHDKVIAQIEADKLARKKMYGQTSAEEQPKQVLPVAPQKQTKKYTETKLQIRLTNGQTIVQTFNVKETMAAVRVYIELNRSDGEAPFSLITSFPRKVFTSDDYEKPLDQLGLVPSAVLILTKPQQ
- the LOC132935148 gene encoding UBX domain-containing protein 1-like isoform X1, with product MTSQETVQFLIDMGFQKEKAEKSISMTGNQGVEAAMEWLLAHNDDTMEPSTAQEGSTANTNSETNTSSATVAKSYKCEDCNKLFGDTTALEYHAMKSGHSNLTESTEEIKPLTEDEKKEQKKKLEERLKEKRKEHEAKEKGEELERKKIRIHSEKEKAAAKKKLEDVDIKTIMNERKREKQEDKVAHDKVIAQIEADKLARKKMYGQTSAEEQPKQVLPVAPQKQTKKYTETKLQIRLTNGQTIVQTFNVKETMAAVRVYIELNRSDGEAPFSLITSFPRKVFTSDDYEKPLDQLGLVPSAVLILTKPQQ